A region from the Mesomycoplasma hyopneumoniae J genome encodes:
- a CDS encoding IS1634-like element ISMhp1 family transposase, whose product MKKHNLILFNVWGSSKDKIYKYVGWTQGYGKAPKRWFSIGNVQTLEKINPNAIQIIKEKLKLFSNLDDKDKIKTTLLDSIKNSVIIEGSVFIGGELIEKLIEKHNIFESLPKSRHKNMKQIFNYLISKRITDPGSIINAFDKKDDYSNQINTSKNSFYRLLDLVYESQNQLLDSLNKMVISELGKRDNEFYFDSSTVYFETFERNGLRIPGYSKDAKFKEDQIVIALACDKNGIPFHIKVFKGNTADSSTLIPFVLDIEFKYNIKNMTIIADRGMSTAANIRFLESKEYNFIISYRAKIGSQKFKNYLLDPSDYVDLNADFKYKKEEFYSSYKNKRYTENIRRRIITYSRKRAIKDSKAREEQIQSFIKKQNKDGFIEVNKLFGKKPKYFREISNMKFELDQSKIDKDKQFDGYYVYETNILNLNVLDIVEKYQKQWNIEANFRSLKGLLNIRPVFLRIDEHILAHTFLCFISLVILKTIIFKINKHISDNKLFANSQLTEVGLVTMLQKLRQRVEFNTLDQQMIFKNRDGVPSDPNIWNRYDFYFDILINQ is encoded by the coding sequence ATGAAAAAGCATAATTTGATTTTGTTTAATGTTTGAGGATCTTCAAAAGATAAAATATATAAATATGTTGGCTGAACACAAGGTTATGGGAAAGCTCCAAAACGTTGATTTAGTATAGGAAATGTGCAAACTTTGGAAAAAATTAATCCAAATGCTATTCAAATTATCAAAGAAAAATTGAAATTGTTTTCAAATTTAGATGACAAAGATAAAATCAAGACTACTTTACTTGATTCTATTAAAAATTCCGTCATAATCGAAGGTTCGGTTTTTATTGGTGGGGAATTAATTGAAAAACTTATTGAAAAGCACAATATTTTTGAATCACTTCCTAAAAGTAGACATAAAAATATGAAACAAATTTTTAACTACTTAATTTCAAAGCGAATTACTGATCCTGGTAGCATTATTAATGCTTTTGATAAAAAGGATGATTACTCAAATCAAATAAATACTTCCAAAAATAGCTTTTATAGACTCTTAGATCTTGTCTATGAATCACAAAATCAACTTTTAGATAGTCTTAACAAAATGGTTATAAGCGAGCTTGGAAAAAGGGACAATGAATTTTATTTTGATTCATCAACAGTCTATTTTGAGACATTTGAAAGAAATGGATTAAGAATTCCTGGCTATTCTAAAGATGCTAAATTCAAAGAAGATCAAATTGTCATTGCTTTAGCATGTGATAAAAATGGCATTCCTTTTCATATTAAAGTTTTTAAAGGAAATACAGCCGATTCTAGTACCCTAATCCCTTTTGTATTAGATATTGAATTTAAATATAATATCAAAAATATGACAATAATTGCTGACCGTGGCATGTCCACTGCTGCAAATATTCGATTTCTTGAATCAAAAGAATATAATTTCATTATTTCTTATCGTGCAAAGATAGGCAGTCAAAAATTTAAAAATTATTTATTAGATCCTAGCGATTATGTTGATCTAAATGCAGATTTTAAGTATAAAAAAGAAGAATTTTATTCATCTTATAAAAATAAAAGATACACTGAAAATATTAGAAGAAGAATTATTACTTACAGTAGAAAAAGAGCAATAAAAGACAGCAAGGCTCGCGAAGAGCAAATCCAAAGTTTTATTAAAAAACAAAATAAAGATGGTTTTATTGAAGTAAACAAATTGTTTGGTAAAAAACCTAAATATTTTAGGGAAATTTCAAATATGAAATTTGAATTAGATCAAAGTAAAATTGACAAGGACAAACAATTTGATGGTTACTATGTCTATGAAACAAATATACTAAATTTAAATGTCTTAGACATAGTTGAAAAATACCAAAAACAGTGAAATATTGAAGCTAATTTTAGAAGTCTAAAAGGTTTATTGAATATTCGTCCTGTATTTTTAAGAATAGATGAGCATATCCTAGCTCATACATTTTTGTGCTTTATCTCATTAGTTATTTTAAAAACTATAATTTTTAAAATCAACAAACATATTAGTGATAACAAGTTATTTGCAAACAGTCAATTAACTGAAGTTGGTTTAGTAACGATGTTGCAAAAATTAAGACAAAGGGTTGAATTTAACACTTTAGATCAACAAATGATATTTAAAAATCGCGATGGTGTTCCTAGCGATCCCAATATTTGAAATAGGTATGATTTCTACTTTGATATCTTAATAAATCAGTAA
- the pyrH gene encoding UMP kinase, which produces MDSTILIKLSGESLANKQKSLAIDYELVRQIGSQLKEIQNLGHKILIVIGGGNFWRGTSAAKNGINRNTADYIGMLGTVMNGLALDSVFRDLGIKTRVLSSMSLDPRICEYFVREKAMKYLEDNNVLIFVGGTGRPFFTTDSAATLFASEMGANIILVGKNNVNGIFDSDPKINPNALRYDKITYNQVIEKNLKVMDSTAFSMARDNKIKLLIFDIKEKNSISKLIKRQIKHTEVY; this is translated from the coding sequence ATGGACTCAACTATTCTTATTAAACTTTCAGGCGAAAGTCTTGCAAATAAACAAAAATCTCTGGCAATCGATTATGAACTTGTAAGACAAATCGGTTCTCAACTCAAAGAAATACAGAATTTAGGGCATAAAATTTTAATTGTTATCGGCGGCGGAAATTTTTGACGCGGTACTTCCGCGGCAAAAAATGGTATAAACAGGAACACCGCTGATTATATCGGGATGCTTGGAACTGTTATGAACGGGCTTGCCCTTGATTCAGTTTTCCGCGATTTGGGAATTAAAACTCGAGTTTTATCCTCGATGAGTTTAGACCCGCGAATTTGTGAGTATTTTGTCAGGGAAAAAGCGATGAAATATTTAGAAGATAACAATGTTTTAATTTTTGTTGGCGGGACCGGCCGCCCATTTTTTACAACTGATAGTGCTGCAACACTTTTTGCATCCGAAATGGGTGCAAATATTATTTTAGTGGGCAAAAATAATGTCAATGGCATTTTTGACTCTGATCCAAAAATTAATCCAAATGCGCTAAGATATGATAAAATTACTTATAATCAAGTTATTGAAAAAAATTTAAAGGTAATGGACTCAACAGCTTTTTCAATGGCTCGTGATAATAAAATTAAATTACTAATTTTTGATATTAAAGAAAAAAATAGCATTTCTAAATTAATCAAAAGACAAATTAAACACACGGAGGTTTATTAG
- a CDS encoding ABC transporter ATP-binding protein, whose amino-acid sequence MKNIEKSEIIISLVDVDKEFGDKKVLDQINLDIKRGDFVTLLGPSGSGKTTILRLIGGFEWTTRGEIKFNGIDIKDVPAHKRDTATIFQDYALFPHLSVRGNIEFGLKLKRIKKKAEEIPDVVWKKFEHLKKKWQDKQKRKIKELKILQAHLEKLLENPQLDIKKRKKLQDKLDDSDFRYSNWENYLTSKSESFKKKYLTRKITKQEINKEITDIIDLVGLTGNENRAISELSGGMKQRVALARSLVIEPEIVLLDEPLSALDTKIRQKMQVFLKKIQQKLGLTFIFVTHDQDEALQLSDKIAIIRNGKIAQYDEPKQIYDYPVNKWVANFIGDSNFFQAKYIKKNQVEILGLKLYTIHDEFIPGQKLDCLIRPEDIDIDLNSGYFKGKVIQNIYKGSYYSLDIKVENTIINVETNDFYDLETQVFLKWDDDAIHLMEMENAEI is encoded by the coding sequence ATGAAAAATATTGAAAAAAGTGAAATAATTATCTCCCTTGTTGATGTTGATAAAGAATTTGGTGATAAAAAAGTTTTAGATCAAATAAATTTGGACATTAAACGAGGAGATTTTGTCACACTTTTAGGGCCCTCAGGGTCCGGGAAGACAACAATTTTACGTTTAATTGGTGGTTTTGAATGAACTACTCGCGGCGAAATCAAATTTAATGGCATCGATATAAAAGACGTTCCGGCACATAAACGTGATACAGCTACAATTTTTCAAGATTATGCACTTTTTCCACATTTATCAGTTCGTGGAAATATTGAATTTGGTCTTAAATTAAAAAGAATTAAAAAAAAGGCAGAAGAAATTCCGGATGTAGTCTGGAAAAAATTTGAGCACTTAAAGAAAAAATGACAGGATAAGCAAAAGCGAAAGATTAAAGAGTTAAAAATTTTACAGGCTCATTTAGAAAAACTGCTTGAAAATCCACAGTTAGATATTAAAAAACGTAAAAAATTACAGGATAAATTAGATGATTCTGATTTTAGATATTCAAATTGAGAAAATTATCTAACATCCAAATCAGAAAGTTTTAAAAAAAAATACCTAACCCGAAAGATCACAAAACAGGAAATTAATAAAGAAATTACCGATATTATTGACCTTGTTGGTCTAACTGGAAATGAAAATCGAGCAATTTCGGAATTATCAGGAGGAATGAAACAACGCGTAGCACTTGCAAGATCGCTTGTAATTGAGCCTGAAATTGTCCTACTTGATGAACCTTTATCAGCTTTAGATACAAAAATTAGGCAAAAAATGCAAGTTTTTCTAAAAAAAATTCAACAAAAACTTGGCCTAACTTTTATTTTTGTTACTCATGATCAAGATGAAGCCTTGCAATTATCAGATAAAATCGCCATAATCCGTAATGGAAAAATCGCCCAATACGATGAACCAAAACAAATTTATGACTATCCAGTTAATAAATGGGTGGCTAATTTTATTGGTGATTCTAATTTTTTTCAGGCAAAATACATTAAAAAAAATCAGGTCGAAATTCTTGGTCTTAAATTATATACAATTCATGATGAGTTTATCCCAGGCCAAAAATTAGATTGCCTGATTCGTCCAGAAGATATCGATATTGACCTAAATTCAGGCTATTTTAAAGGAAAAGTTATCCAAAATATTTATAAAGGTTCATACTATTCACTTGATATCAAAGTAGAAAATACAATAATTAATGTCGAAACTAACGATTTTTATGACCTCGAGACTCAAGTTTTTCTAAAATGAGATGATGATGCTATTCATTTAATGGAGATGGAAAATGCTGAAATTTAA
- a CDS encoding phosphatidate cytidylyltransferase, whose protein sequence is MSLSWPKKLPADFFIRFLVAFLVLVVVFPALFIGYYFIFWGRIFSFIFLGCLLFYSLFEIFNHFQSKKIYTFLLAFLGIFLFVLPVRKDLIETSFSKDANFDWNLAFFLIKWQFLDYHIFFIFPLTLIVSFFDNKIEKTGGFFLAGILKFSIIFISTLFFKSLWILNTFNFFLVIFLISIPITSDTFGYLFGSIFAKKFFRTNFNFSPKKSVEGFISSFIFSLILVISIILNFDFNISTGRDLLLKILTILLLPSAAIIGDIFFSIIKRYLKIKDFSKIIKGHGGIFDRLDSISFVFLVFSFIVITVS, encoded by the coding sequence ATGAGCCTATCCTGGCCTAAAAAATTACCAGCTGATTTTTTTATCAGGTTTTTAGTTGCTTTTTTAGTTTTAGTAGTTGTTTTCCCGGCTTTATTTATTGGTTATTACTTTATTTTTTGAGGTCGGATTTTTTCCTTTATTTTTTTAGGTTGTCTTTTATTTTATAGTCTTTTTGAGATTTTCAATCATTTTCAGTCAAAAAAAATCTATACTTTTTTACTAGCATTTTTGGGTATTTTTTTATTTGTATTACCAGTAAGAAAAGATTTAATTGAAACTAGTTTTTCAAAAGATGCAAATTTTGACTGAAATCTAGCATTTTTTTTAATTAAATGGCAATTTTTAGATTATCACATTTTTTTTATTTTTCCACTTACTTTAATAGTTAGTTTTTTTGATAATAAAATTGAAAAAACAGGAGGATTTTTTCTTGCTGGAATACTAAAATTTAGTATCATTTTTATATCGACTTTGTTTTTTAAATCACTATGAATTTTAAATACTTTTAACTTTTTTTTAGTCATTTTTTTAATTTCGATTCCAATAACTAGCGATACTTTTGGTTATCTTTTTGGTTCAATTTTTGCTAAAAAATTTTTTAGGACAAATTTTAATTTTTCACCGAAAAAATCAGTTGAAGGCTTTATTAGTTCCTTTATTTTTTCATTGATTTTGGTAATATCTATAATTCTTAATTTCGATTTTAATATTTCAACTGGTAGAGATCTATTATTAAAAATTTTGACAATTTTGTTATTGCCTTCTGCTGCAATTATCGGCGATATTTTTTTCTCAATTATAAAAAGATACTTAAAAATAAAGGATTTTTCGAAAATTATCAAAGGTCATGGAGGAATTTTTGACCGGCTTGATTCGATTTCTTTTGTATTTTTAGTATTCTCATTTATTGTAATTACAGTTAGTTAG
- a CDS encoding tRNA threonylcarbamoyladenosine biosynthesis protein TsaB: MNLFVDTTGKFLVVAIFDKNFILIDSKISEIKNKADILPDFLGKILLKNKLEITEFTNFFINLGPGSFTGCRIGLTFFRTIAQLNKKKIWTCSTFNLLSFKILENKQYFIDYSEKSQFSAFAQNGKITSKIFEIKKKTEKASQVNYNLIFLNFDKAKKLFKKEVDLINIFPLYIK, translated from the coding sequence ATGAATCTTTTTGTTGATACAACAGGTAAATTTTTAGTGGTTGCGATTTTTGATAAAAATTTTATTTTAATTGATTCAAAAATTAGTGAAATAAAAAATAAAGCTGATATTCTACCTGATTTTTTAGGTAAAATTTTGCTAAAAAATAAGTTAGAAATCACAGAATTTACAAATTTTTTTATCAATTTAGGTCCTGGAAGTTTTACAGGTTGCCGAATTGGACTCACTTTTTTCCGGACAATTGCACAATTAAATAAAAAGAAGATATGAACTTGTTCAACATTTAATTTATTATCTTTTAAAATACTTGAAAATAAGCAATATTTTATTGACTATAGTGAAAAATCACAATTTAGCGCTTTTGCCCAAAACGGAAAAATAACTTCTAAAATTTTCGAAATTAAGAAAAAAACTGAAAAAGCAAGTCAAGTAAATTATAATTTAATTTTTTTAAATTTTGATAAAGCAAAAAAATTATTTAAGAAGGAGGTTGATTTAATAAATATTTTTCCTTTATACATAAAATAA
- a CDS encoding ABC transporter permease, whose product MTKIIDFFQKYEILKKSYVWFLIILFYIPIIVGAVFSFNSPSKKGFVSNTLNKFSLHAFDEFSKESFASAFINSVIIAFFAAIVVVFLSLLTVFALWRQKNKTIKTYVVLSSNIPLINPDVITAISLATILSFLFGSLSAASEGLYRAIISHIVMTFPYGILLLFPKSEKFSLNLYEAAQDLGYSKTKAWFLIYLKHMFPAIISTFFVVVFLSFDDFIITKITSNAQTVGTLLYQGTFKTWALMLGTIMLFFLFISNFIWIYYKTKKGGKWKTN is encoded by the coding sequence ATGACTAAAATTATTGATTTTTTCCAAAAATATGAAATTTTGAAAAAATCATACGTTTGATTTTTAATTATTCTTTTTTATATTCCGATTATTGTCGGGGCAGTTTTTTCTTTTAATTCACCTTCAAAAAAAGGATTTGTTTCAAATACTTTAAATAAATTTTCCTTGCATGCTTTTGATGAATTTAGCAAAGAAAGTTTTGCTAGCGCTTTTATTAATTCAGTAATTATTGCTTTTTTTGCAGCAATTGTTGTTGTTTTTCTTTCACTTTTGACAGTTTTTGCTCTCTGGCGACAAAAAAATAAAACAATAAAAACCTATGTAGTTTTAAGCTCAAACATTCCGCTAATTAATCCAGATGTAATTACAGCAATTTCACTTGCAACAATTTTAAGTTTTTTATTTGGTTCACTTTCGGCTGCCAGTGAAGGTTTATATCGGGCAATTATTTCACACATTGTAATGACTTTTCCTTATGGAATTCTCCTTTTATTTCCAAAAAGTGAAAAATTTTCCCTTAATTTATACGAAGCAGCCCAGGATTTAGGCTATTCTAAAACTAAAGCTTGATTTTTAATTTATCTAAAACATATGTTTCCAGCGATAATTTCGACTTTTTTTGTTGTTGTTTTTTTATCTTTTGATGATTTTATTATTACAAAAATTACCTCAAATGCACAAACAGTCGGGACACTTTTATACCAAGGAACTTTTAAAACTTGAGCATTGATGTTAGGAACTATTATGCTTTTTTTCCTATTTATTTCAAATTTTATCTGGATTTATTATAAGACTAAAAAAGGTGGAAAATGAAAAACAAATTAG
- a CDS encoding ABC transporter permease: MLKFNFFENFWKNFKKSLNPRISLVIPYVIFALIFVIIPLILLFGKSVSPLVHNSQSFDNHLLIKEKTTWQIIGRSIFVGLISAFICLILAFPYAFFVANSRSKIFKIYSLSLIASPLIIFTIAKVFALRSLFLLLFDEGSLNNNSFMVLGLIFLNFPFMVLPLYTIFRDMPKNLLEAGTDLGYSKFWLLIKVVLPYSFRAISSGFALVFLMAATSIVVSDKLLPNGSQNQLIGNLINNSANISNPFDLARVSSLVLVTLLVFIGIYSLIHFIPIIIMKIKGFKYD; encoded by the coding sequence ATGCTGAAATTTAATTTTTTTGAAAATTTTTGAAAAAATTTCAAAAAAAGTTTAAATCCGCGCATCAGTCTTGTAATTCCCTATGTAATTTTTGCCCTGATTTTTGTGATAATTCCATTAATTTTACTTTTTGGAAAATCAGTTAGTCCGCTTGTACATAATAGTCAAAGTTTTGATAATCATTTATTAATAAAGGAAAAAACTACCTGGCAAATTATTGGCCGTTCAATTTTTGTTGGTCTAATTTCGGCTTTTATTTGTTTAATTTTAGCATTTCCCTATGCTTTTTTTGTTGCAAATTCAAGATCAAAAATATTCAAAATTTATTCGCTTTCATTGATAGCTAGCCCCTTAATTATTTTCACAATTGCTAAAGTTTTTGCGCTTAGAAGTTTATTTTTACTACTTTTTGATGAAGGTAGTCTTAATAATAATTCTTTTATGGTCTTAGGTTTAATTTTTTTGAATTTTCCATTTATGGTACTGCCATTATATACAATTTTTCGCGATATGCCCAAAAATTTACTAGAAGCCGGGACTGATTTAGGTTATTCAAAATTTTGACTTTTAATAAAAGTTGTTCTTCCTTATAGTTTTCGGGCAATTAGTTCCGGTTTTGCGCTTGTTTTTTTAATGGCAGCTACCTCAATTGTGGTTTCAGATAAACTTTTACCAAATGGATCACAAAACCAATTAATTGGCAATTTGATTAATAATTCTGCAAATATTTCCAATCCTTTTGATCTTGCCCGGGTTTCATCGCTTGTTTTGGTGACCCTGCTAGTTTTTATTGGAATTTATAGTCTAATTCATTTTATTCCTATTATTATAATGAAAATTAAAGGATTTAAATATGACTAA
- a CDS encoding ribosome-recycling factor, whose translation MKNEIEFSFYKNILIEKAQDVFSYLEKSFQKVTIGAPNPQLISYIKVNFYDVLTPINEIASISAPLPLQLLVKPYETKYVKEIASAIVAAKIDAQVQKEANQVRLIFPEPTHQKRQEAIHKLKKIHEEGKVRMRLIRQDINKLIKKEEFSEDLEKDYLGQVQKNINSEIEKIDQLFDKKVKAIQTI comes from the coding sequence ATGAAGAACGAAATTGAATTTAGTTTTTATAAAAACATCTTGATTGAAAAAGCTCAAGATGTTTTTTCCTATCTTGAAAAAAGTTTTCAGAAAGTAACTATTGGAGCTCCAAATCCACAGTTAATTTCTTATATTAAAGTAAATTTTTATGATGTTTTAACCCCAATTAACGAAATCGCTTCAATTTCTGCTCCACTTCCATTACAACTTTTAGTAAAACCTTATGAAACTAAGTATGTAAAAGAAATTGCAAGCGCAATTGTAGCTGCAAAAATTGATGCCCAAGTTCAAAAAGAAGCAAATCAAGTTCGACTAATTTTTCCAGAACCAACTCACCAAAAACGCCAAGAAGCAATTCATAAACTTAAAAAAATTCACGAGGAAGGCAAAGTAAGAATGCGTCTGATCCGACAAGATATTAACAAACTGATAAAAAAAGAGGAATTCTCTGAGGATTTAGAAAAAGATTATCTTGGTCAAGTTCAGAAAAATATTAATTCTGAAATAGAAAAAATTGATCAACTTTTTGATAAAAAAGTAAAAGCAATTCAAACAATTTAA
- a CDS encoding leucine-rich repeat domain-containing protein, which translates to MVKFKKFLKLSPIFLPLVVFLSCSETISQAETLLASKDDKDSPYVIIDENTKTFTLDLSASRLEKIEKSAFFSLKSRFYQKVNSQIDVKKNTDQEKDKKTEPEKINFYTLKKVIFPESLLEIDDYAFYVDSANLDQNEKIQELDFSKAMKLRRIGSFAFQGNNIKTLVLPPSITSIGKQAFAKNSLETVDFSQATKLETIETGAFFDNKITELDLSKNLILAEIFPGSFETNQINQVKFNPNSKPLIIRKSAFKNNVISVDSKLLDLPKNSKLENIFS; encoded by the coding sequence ATGGTAAAATTTAAAAAATTTTTAAAATTAAGCCCAATTTTTTTACCTTTAGTTGTTTTTTTATCTTGTAGCGAGACAATTTCCCAGGCTGAAACTCTTTTAGCAAGCAAGGATGATAAAGACTCGCCCTATGTAATAATTGATGAAAATACAAAGACTTTTACACTTGATTTATCAGCATCTAGACTTGAAAAGATTGAAAAATCAGCATTTTTTAGCTTAAAATCCCGTTTTTATCAAAAAGTAAATTCGCAGATAGACGTTAAAAAAAACACAGATCAAGAAAAAGATAAAAAAACTGAGCCCGAAAAAATTAATTTTTATACTCTGAAAAAAGTAATTTTTCCTGAAAGTTTGCTTGAGATTGATGATTATGCCTTTTATGTCGATAGTGCAAATTTAGATCAAAATGAAAAAATTCAAGAACTTGATTTTTCAAAAGCAATGAAATTAAGGAGGATTGGGAGTTTCGCTTTTCAAGGAAACAATATAAAAACGCTCGTTTTACCCCCTTCTATTACATCAATTGGAAAACAAGCTTTTGCAAAAAACAGTTTAGAAACAGTAGATTTTTCCCAGGCAACAAAACTAGAAACAATTGAAACTGGTGCCTTTTTTGATAATAAAATCACCGAACTTGATTTGTCAAAAAATTTGATTTTAGCCGAAATTTTTCCAGGTAGTTTTGAGACAAATCAAATTAATCAAGTTAAATTTAACCCTAATTCCAAACCATTAATAATTCGAAAATCTGCTTTTAAAAATAATGTAATTAGTGTTGATTCGAAATTGCTTGATTTACCTAAAAATAGCAAATTAGAAAATATTTTTAGCTAG